A single region of the Yersinia entomophaga genome encodes:
- the btuC gene encoding vitamin B12 ABC transporter permease BtuC, with protein MQISQTFILLQQHQLRRDRRYLGLLACGMLLALSLALCAGEVWIWPNRWLSADGQLFVWQLRLPRALAVMMVGASLAVAGAIMQSLFENPLAEPGLLGVANGAGVTLVLAVLLGHGLLPVWVLSLSAIIGALVMTSLLLAFARRRRLSNARLLLVGVALGIVCSAVMTWAVYFSTSLDLRQLMYWMMGGFSGIDWRQWLLVLLLLPVVIWLCLQGRILNYMALGEQQARQLGVSLHRWRNLLVLAIGLLVGISVALAGVIGFVGLVIPHILRLTGLTDQRFLLTGCALAGAGVLLLADVIARVALFSAELPIGVVTATLGAPLFIWLLIRVKSVES; from the coding sequence ATGCAGATAAGTCAGACATTTATCTTACTCCAGCAGCATCAGCTGCGGCGGGATCGTCGTTATCTCGGACTCCTCGCCTGCGGTATGTTACTGGCTCTGTCACTTGCTCTTTGCGCAGGGGAGGTTTGGATATGGCCCAATCGGTGGCTAAGCGCCGATGGACAATTATTTGTATGGCAACTGCGTTTACCTAGAGCATTAGCCGTAATGATGGTTGGTGCCAGTCTGGCGGTAGCGGGAGCCATAATGCAAAGCCTGTTCGAAAATCCACTGGCCGAGCCGGGATTGTTAGGCGTGGCGAACGGAGCTGGCGTTACGCTGGTGCTGGCGGTTTTATTAGGGCACGGATTGCTGCCGGTGTGGGTGCTGAGTCTGAGTGCAATTATCGGCGCGTTGGTCATGACCTCGCTGCTGCTGGCTTTTGCCCGACGCCGACGTTTAAGCAATGCCAGATTGCTGCTGGTTGGCGTAGCTTTGGGGATTGTATGCAGTGCTGTGATGACGTGGGCGGTTTATTTCAGTACCAGTCTGGATCTACGTCAGCTGATGTATTGGATGATGGGCGGTTTTAGCGGGATAGATTGGCGGCAGTGGTTGCTGGTGTTGCTGTTATTGCCAGTGGTGATTTGGCTTTGCCTGCAAGGTAGAATCCTGAACTATATGGCGCTGGGAGAGCAGCAGGCGCGACAGCTTGGGGTCTCACTCCATAGGTGGCGTAATCTATTGGTTTTGGCTATTGGTCTGCTGGTAGGCATCAGCGTTGCATTAGCCGGTGTGATTGGCTTTGTCGGTCTGGTAATCCCACATATTTTGCGATTAACCGGGCTGACCGATCAGCGATTCCTGTTAACAGGCTGCGCTTTGGCCGGGGCGGGAGTGCTACTGTTAGCCGATGTGATTGCTCGTGTTGCCTTGTTTTCCGCAGAATTGCCGATTGGCGTGGTGACGGCAACGCTGGGAGCTCCGCTATTTATCTGGTTACTGATTAGGGTGAAAAGCGTAGAGTCGTGA
- the ihfA gene encoding integration host factor subunit alpha encodes MALTKAEMSEHLFEKLGLSKRDAKDLVELFFEEVRRALENGEQVKLSGFGNFDLRDKNQRPGRNPKTGEDIPITARRVVTFRPGQKLKSRVENATPKE; translated from the coding sequence ATGGCGCTTACTAAAGCTGAAATGTCAGAACATCTGTTTGAAAAGCTTGGGCTTAGCAAACGGGATGCCAAAGACCTGGTAGAGTTATTCTTTGAAGAGGTACGTCGTGCTCTGGAGAATGGCGAACAGGTCAAATTGTCTGGCTTTGGCAATTTTGATCTGCGAGACAAAAACCAACGTCCGGGCCGTAATCCGAAGACCGGTGAGGACATTCCTATTACGGCGCGCCGTGTGGTGACTTTCCGTCCTGGGCAGAAGCTAAAAAGCCGGGTAGAGAATGCCACTCCCAAAGAGTGA